The sequence GCGTAGGATCGAGCTTCGTTGTATCCAGGTAGATGACTTTGCCGTGCGGAAGACCGACGAGGGCATACTGCCGGCTTGCGATGCGCAGGATGAACAGACCCATCACGAACAATATCAAAATAACGATCGGCATCTTTCACTCAAGTGCCAACGAGGCGAGATAGGCAACCCCGCTGACGAACGCCGCAGTTAGAAAGACATAGCCCAGCGTGCGCAGGCATCCCGTCAGAATGACCGCGCGACCATGGCGGCCATGGATTTGATTCCCCATGGCCTGGCGCCTTTGGGTTTCCTCCGACTGAATTCCCTGCTGGGTGTACCACCAAGCCCGTTGGCAGTATACGAATTCCACGATTTCCGAGGCGCGTATGTTTCGTTCGGCCACGCCCTATTCAG comes from Anaerolineales bacterium and encodes:
- a CDS encoding Dna2/Cas4 domain-containing protein, producing the protein MAERNIRASEIVEFVYCQRAWWYTQQGIQSEETQRRQAMGNQIHGRHGRAVILTGCLRTLGYVFLTAAFVSGVAYLASLALE